The Coregonus clupeaformis isolate EN_2021a chromosome 26, ASM2061545v1, whole genome shotgun sequence genome window below encodes:
- the LOC121540872 gene encoding nuclear factor 7, brain codes for MAASLSLLEEHLSCPVCCDIFRNPVVLKCSHSFCEECLQKYRKDMENPLCPVCRKECSSEEQSLSLALKSLCDSLQKGSENIRSDNCQLHGEKLKIFCFNDKQPICVVCYTSKKHKGHDCYPIEEAVPDLKSEIQDVVSTLKNKLENKNTAKMGHQSWVEHIKGQAQCAEEQIRREFKKLHQFLEEEETARIATLREEEQQKSDVMRERAEALTRDITTLSETIVVIDKEMEVDNITFLQNYKAILNRADCTSPDTEDTEIVSGALIDMAKHVGSLKFKVWEKMLEFVDYTPVTMDPNTMSTKFALTDDLTTMTYCDERQSLPDNPERFHNVGVLGSEGYSKGIHYWDVEVGDNDNWILGVAKESIQRKTQVKMEPQSGLWIIKYISGKYKAGIKSHVQIKVDESPRVIRVRLDCDKGEVIFCDLNKNTTLYTFKDKFTEKVFPYFNSGSKICPLRLFIEGKGEN; via the exons ATGGCTGCCAGTTTGTCTCTCTTGGAGGAACACCTCTCTTGTCCCGTGTGCTGTGACATCTTCAGGAACCCTGTGGTCCTCAAATGCAGCCACAGCTTCTGTGAGGAGTGTCTGCAGAAATACCGGAAGGATATGGAGAATCCGCTGTGCCCTGTATGCAGGAAAGAGTGTTCATCTGAGGAGCAGAGTTTAAGCCTGGCCTTAAAGAGTCTCTGTGATTCCTTACAGAAGGGGAGTGAAAACATCAGATCTGATAACTGCCAGCTGCATGGAGAGAAACTTAAAATCTTCTGTTTCAACGATAAACAGCCCATCTGTGTTGTCTGCTACACATCAAAAAAACATAAAGGTCATGACTGTTATCCCATTGAGGAGGCTGTGCCTGATTTGAAG AGTGAAATCCAGGATGTGGTTTCCACTTTGAAGAACAAACTAGAAAACAAGAACACAGCCAAGATGGGTCATCAAAGCTGGGTGGAGCACATAAAG GGCCAGGCCCAATGTGCAGAGGAGCAGATAAGGAGGGAGTTTAAGAAACTCCACCAGTTCCTAGAAGAGGAAGAGACAGCCAGAATAGCTACCCTGAGAGAGGAAGAACAGCAGAAATCTGATGTGATGCGAGAAAGAGCTGAGGCATTGACCAGAGATATCACAACCCTTTCAGAGACGATTGTAGTTATCGATAAGGAAATGGAAGTTGACAATATCACATTCCTGCAG AACTACAAGGCCATACTTAACAG AGCCGATTGCACATCCCCAGATACTGAAGATACTGAGATAGTATCAGGAGCACTGATTGACATGGCCAAACATGTGGGATCTCTCAAGTTCAAAGTCTGGGAGAAAATGCTTGAGTTTGTTGACTACA CTCCTGTGACCATGGATCCGAACACAATGTCCACTAAGTTCGCACTCACTGATGACCTCACCACTATGACATACTGTGATGAGAGGCAGAGTCTCCCAGACAATCCCGAAAGGTTTCATAATGTAGGAGTGTTGGGTTCTGAAGGGTACAGTAAAGGCATCCATTACTGGGACGTGGAGGTTGGAGATAATGATAACTGGATCTTAGGAGTAGCCAAAGAGTCCATTCAACGCAAGACACAAGTCAAAATGGAGCCTCAGAGTGGATTATGGATCATCAAATACATCAGTGGGAAATACAAAGCAGGTATAAAATCGCACGTCCAGATCAAGGTAGATGAGAGCCCACGAGTGATCCGCGTACGACTGGACTGTGACAAAGGGGAGGTGATATTCTGCGACCTCAACAAGAACACTACTCTGTACACCTTCAAAGACAAATTCACGGAAAAGGTGTTCCCATACTTTAATAGTGGAAGTAAGATTTGCCCACTGCGCCTTTTTATAGAAGGGAAAGGCGAAAACTAG